Genomic DNA from Blastopirellula sediminis:
TGGTAGAGATTGATCGCTTGCCCCGGGTTGTTCATCTGCTTGTAGCAGCGGGCGATCTGCAGCTGGATCCGCGTGCTGGTCTCCTTCATCGGGCCGATTTCGGCCGCTTTTTGATAGAAGGAGAGGGCTCGCTGGTAGTCGGGCTGCTTGTTGTCCGCTTTGGGGGCGTAAAAGGCGTCGGCGAATTCCAGATAAATGGCCGCGATCTCTTCTTTCCGTTCGAGCGAGATCAGATACTCGGCCTCGGCCTGGTAGGCGAGTTCCGCGGCGCGATAATCTCCCGCGCGAGCATATGCGACCCCGATCGCAAACCGGGCTTTCCGCGTCCAATCGCTATCCGGGTAACGCTTGGTCAGCTCGGTCATCACCGCGATCGACTCTTTGTACTTCTTGGCGAAGTAGTAGGCTCGCCCTTTCAGATAGGTCAGGTAGGCGGCGTCTCCCTGCTTGTCGGCGATCGCCTTTTCGATGGCGGTAATCGCTCGGTCGTAGTCTCGATCCTGCATCGCTTCGCGGACCGGTTTCGGAACCGAGAGCAAGCTCGACTGGTTCGCCGGGCCGGTTTCGGCCTCCGGAGCGGCGTCGGCCGGTTTGTTTTCGGCGGCGTCGTCTTGGGCCAGCAGAAGACCAGGCGAGAGCAGCAATAACCAAAGAGCGGGGGCGAGAGTCCAGCGTCGCATAGTGGGTTCCCTAATACGCAGCGATTGGAGCGCAAGAATAGTTGGAGAAAAGTTGGTTCCGCCCAGGGAGACGAGCTTGGGGGGGCGGCGGTTTTTTGATCGTAGTTGAAATTTACAAATTCGCTCAGCAACTGGCGCCGCTGGGGAAAGATTCTCTTTGTGAGCTAAGTACTGACTGGAATTGGCGTTACAAACCGAACATCACCGGTCCTCAATTCGTCTGGCCAGGGGAGGGGGAAGCCTTTATGATCGACGCCCCGGCGCCCTGTCTCAAGGGTACGCCAAGTGAGGAACGGATGAAGGAAAGAAGCGTCATGGATCGACGAATTTTTGCTGCGTGGAGCGTCTTTGGCTGCCTGATGGCGATGCTGATTCTCGGCTGCGGAGCTGCGCCGGAAGAGCAAACGGCTGAGGATGGCGGCGATGGGGTCGAAGCGACTGCCCCGGCCGAAGATCACGGCGTGGTTGCCGTCGAACCGGCCGAAGTCGAAGTTCCGCGCGAGAAAATCGCCGCCGTCGAAGCTGCGCCCGAGGAAATGTCGGCTGCCCCGATGATGATGCGTTCCACGGCCGAACCGGCGCCAACTGCGTCTCCGCGAATGATGCGGGCTCCGGCCAGCATGGGAGCACGGACGCCAATCGAGATGGCGGCCGAAGAAGCGGAAGCGGCGATGGCCGCGCCCAACGCAGCGATGGCGCCGATGATGGCAGCCGAAAGCGTTCCCGATGATACGCCCGGCTACGAAGTGGTCGAAGTGCTGTACGGCACCGATCGTGAGCTGGCCAGCGGCGCCGGCATTGTCGGCCATTTCTATCCGGCGATTGGCTTGGCCTTCGGCGGACTCGCCCTGTTTGGCCTGATGTGGAAATACCAGATGGTCCGCGTCGGCGGCGTGCTGGCGATCGTCGCGGTCGCTTTGGGGCTGTTCGTCGCGCGTGACGCCGGGCTCGACTATCAAAAGGAATTACGCGCCCTTGCTAGCGGCAGCGCCATGTTCAGCGGCGGTCGCGGCGAATTGCAGTTCGGCGCGTGTCACGTCAGCATTCCGGAAGTGCACGAAGTGGGGCAGCTTGAAGCTCCATCGATCCTGAAGCTGGAACTGACCGAACGTCCAGAAAAGCATGTCGTGCTGCTCGACGTCCTCTCGAAAGAGGAAGAGGCGTTCTTCGCCGACCTGCGGGAGATGGTCGCCCAGTCGCCGCGACGCGAGATCCTGATCTTCGTCCATGGCTACAACGTCTCGTTTGAAGACGCCGCTCGCCGCACCGCCCAGATGGCGTATGACCTGAAGTTTACCGGCGTCCCGATGTTCTACAGTTGGCCGTCGCAAGCCGATTTGTTCGGCTACGCGACCGACCGCGACAACTCGCTTTGGACCGTCTCGCATCTGAAAGAATTCTTGCTGAAGGTCGCCCAGCAGAGCGACGCTCAGTCGATCAATCTGATCGCTCACAGCATGGGGAACCGGGCGATGGGGGCGGCGCTGGAAGAGATCGCCGCCGAAATGAAAGAAGAAACGAAGCTTTTTAACCAGGTCGTGCTTGCGGCGCCCGACGTTGACGCCCAGGTCTTCAAAGAAGAGATCGCCCCGCAGATCGTCCGGGCCTCGAACCAGGTGACCCTTTACGCGTCGGCCAACGACTTGGCGCTACTCGCCTCGAAAAACGTGAACGGCTATCCCCGCGCCGGCGACGTCCGCCCAGAGATCGTCATCGTCCCCGGCGTCGACACGATCGACGTCTCGGCGATCGACACCAGCCTGATCGGCCACGCCTACTACGGCGACAACGACTCGATCATCTGCGACATCTTCACCCTGCTCCACCAGCCGCAACCAGCGGCGCACCGACAATGGCTACGCTCCGTTTCCGGACCGGGCGGGATGTACTGGGTCTTTGAACCGAGCGGCGCCGGAGTCGCCAACGCCGGCGGAGCGGTCTCAAGATAGACCGTACGTTGCGCAACATTAGCCGGAGGCGCAAGCCGAGGGAATGTGATCGGCCGTTTTAGACCGGGGCCGCAACCGATTCGTGCTCGGAAATAATAGCGAGCACTTTCTCCGCCGCGCTAAGCTTTCCCTCGGCTTGCGCCTCGGGCTAGTAGGGCGTCCCTACTACTTCATCCGCCCAGACGCGGAACGACGCGAGTTCGCTCACGCCAAAGGTCGTCGTCAGCGCGACGTCGGCGGCGTCGCGGCCGCGTCCCATGAGCACGCGACCGATGCGGGGAATGTTGTTTCGCGCATCGAAGGCGTACCACTGTCCGCCGAGATAGGCTTCGAACCAGGCGCTGAAGTCCATCGGATCGGGACTCGGGGGAACGCCGATATCGCCGAGGTAGCCAGTGCAGTAGCGAGCCGGGATGTTGCAGTTGCGGCAAAAGGTGATCGCCAGATGCATAAAGTCGCGGCAAACGCCGACCCGTTCGCGATACGCTTCCAGGGCGGTTCGATTCGCCCGGGCTTGCAGATAGTCGAATCGAATGTGGTTGTGAACGTAGTTGCAAATCGCCTGTACGCGCGGCCAGCCAGGAGGACTCGCGCCAAACAACGACCAGGCGAGATCTTTTAACTCGCTATCGACTTCGCAGTAGCGGCTCGGCAGTAGATAGATCAGGACGTCGGACGGCAAGTCTTGCACTTCGGCCTGCGTTGCGTAGGGCGCTTGCAGGTCGGGCAAGCCGCAATCTTCGACCAGCGCCTGATTGCGAAACGACATCTGCCCAGCCGGCGCAACGATTCGCCCGCAACGATTGCCGAACGAGTCGTAATACTCCTGCACCGGCACGCTCGGGGTCAGCAGTAAGCGGTCAGGCTGCCGCGTCGTCAGCTCGCGCGTCGGATGCAGATAGAGCATCAACAGCATCGGCGCGGGCTGCGGCAATTGAAACGCAATCTCGTAGCCAACTTGGATCAGCATGTTTTCCCCTTCGGGGCATTCGTGCGTACGGCTATCGAGCGAAGCGGAAATTATAGCTCTAGTCGCATTGTAACGCTCGTTGATGCGCGATCGAAATTCGCTCGCATCGTCGCCAATGTTTGTCGATTGACAAAGCGCACGGACTTCCGGTCGAGTGCAGGTTGGCGAAACCGCGCGCACCTTCCGGCGCTCGGCTCTTTGACAATTCGTACGAGAACTGCGCAATTCATTTTTGGGACCCTCGTTCCGCGGTCCCAAAAAAACAGGACCGCTTGGTACGGTCCGGTTTTGGCTCGTGATCGAGTCATGGAGATTTTGGTAGAAAACGATAGGTCGTTTTCTACACGGGAGTTAGGGCTATTTGTCGCTTCCACATCCGACGGAGTGATGGGGAGACGAATGCGTGAAATCGTTCGATCAAAAAAAATGGAAAGGGTCCGGTCCTATTTTTGGACCTTGAAAAATGGCTTACCTAAATTGCCACCTCGGCCGCATTTCCCTCGCTGGCGCTTCGGGGTATTAATCCTTCACGATGATGGCATCTGCCGGGGCGGAGCCGACGAACCAGGAGACTCCTTCTTCGCCGCGGAAGTGGACGCTGCGGATCGGCGTCTTTTCGTCGGGGCTGAAGAGACTGACGCGGAAGCCGTCGATCGATGTTTCGGCGGTACCAGGGGCGCCCCAGACGTAGCGGCCATTGTCGTACCAACCGCCGACGCCGCGGTCGAGCAGACGCCAATCGCCGCCGCTGCGGACTTCGATCTTCCAGGCGGTGTTGGGCTGCGGCTGGTTTGGGTAGACGCCGGAGAGGGTGATCAGGTTGATCGCAACCGGCGCTTTCCAGGTCGCCTCGTAGAAGACCGGCTTGCCTTCGGAAACGATGCCGAGATCGGCTCCGCCGCCGACTCCGACTTCATGCCACTGCGAATTGTGGAGGTAGGCGTTTTTCTCCGGCAGGTAGACCAGATCGGTCGCGGCGCCGCGGGCGCCCTTGCCGAGCTCGGTGGCATTGCTGGAAAGTTCGGCGGATGCGAGTTGATTGACCAGCGACGAAGGCAAATGGAGTCGACGGACGTCAATCGCCTCGGCGCCGGGGATCAGCTCGGTATTGGGATCGCCCGGCGGACGAGTCAGCGAAAGATATGCGAACAGGTCAATCAGCTCTTGTTCGCTCAGCTGTTTCTCGACGCCTTCCGGCATCAGCGACAACTTGCTGACGCGGATCGCGTCGACGTCGTCGCGAGGAATCGTTTCGAGTTTGCCCCCTTGCAGCTTGAGCACTACCCGCTGGTCATTGTCTTCGACCATCAGGCCGGTCAATGTCCGGCCGTCGGCGGTCAGAACCATGCGTCCCTGATAGTCAGGCCCAATCACCAGGCTGGGATCGAAGACGCTGGAAAGGAGTTGTTCAAACGAGCCGCGGCCGTTGGTGGTAATGTCGGGACCGACTTCCTGCCCTTGGCCGTAAATCTTGTGACACTGACCGCACAGCTTTTGGAACGCGACGGCGCCAGCGTGAGGATCCCCGTCACGGCTGCGAACCAGACGCCGCATGTCGGCGATCACCAGTTCCCGCTGCGGATTACGCTCGGTACGGATCTGTCCCCAGAGTTTGATCGCGTCAGCGACCACGTCGCTATCCGGGCTTTCCTGCAGGCGGCGGACCTGATTGATGTTGAGAGCGTCCTTGGCGATTCGTTCGGCGGCGACGGCGGCGAGAAGTTTTTGGCTCCACGCGACGCGCTGCGTGAGGACTTCAAGCGCTTTCGGCTGCAGATCGGAAGCGAGCTGTGGATAGGTGGCGACCAGCATCTCGGCGACCTGTTGATTGTCGAGTTTGCCGAGTGCGGCGATCGAATCGGATTGCAGCTGCTTCGACGTGTTTTCGCGAGCGACTAGGACGTCACGCACAGCTGGGACGATCTGGTCGTCGCCAAACGCGACGAGAGCGGCGAGTGCAGCGGCCCGTTTGGCGTCGGGCGTCGATGCGTTTCGATAAGCGGCGCGAACGGCGGTTTGGGCGTCGGCGTTTTTCCAGGTAACCGCGAGGAGGGCGGCGTCGAAATAGGACGGGTGTTTGTCGCCGGCAGTGAGGATCGGCTGAAGTACCGGTTCCAACTGCGAGCGAATCGCGGCAAGCCGATCGCCGTCGATTTCGCCGGACTGGACGCGAGCGGCGAGAGTGGCCAGCGAGCTGTTGAGAGCGGAATGGAGCGACGGAGTCTCGGCGACCAGTTTCACCAGTTTGATGATGCTGTCGGTCTCGACCTGCGGCGCTGCGAGAATGCGATCGATGATCCGCGGCAGCAACGCGGCGACGTTGGGATTGGCGGCCAGCTTCGGATCTTCGAGCTGAGCGAAGAGTTCGCCGCTGTCGGTTTCCAGCAGCGGATGGAGATTTTGCCAGACGATGTGCGGAATCAACTTGTCGTCGCCGGCGTTGCCCAGCGCGGCGATCAACGTCGGGATGGTGGGAATTTCTTTCAACTTGCCGGCGGCGATCACTGCTTGCAGTTGGACGTCGGGAGTGTCGTCCTTGGCGGCGGCGATAATTTTCTCCGCAACGCGAGGCGAAACCTTGCCAAAATTGCCGGCGATTCGGATGCCCCAGGCGCGGAAGGTGGAATCTTCGTCGTGGAGTAACGCGTGGATGAACGATTCGCTCGGACAGGTCGTTCCGGCAATCGCCCAGACGGCGTGCAGGCGAGCTTTCCTCGGCTCTGACTTGTCGAGCGCCAGTGCATCGAGTTCCTCGAGTGCCGCAATTTCGTTGCGTTCGCTCAGCAAGCGTTGGGCGCGGTCGCGATAGAAGCGGTTGCCGCTACGGAGTCGCTCGATCAGCTGTTCGTCATCCTCGTTCGCCAGGTCGAACGATTCGGCCCGCGGCGTCTCCTTGTACCGAATCCGATAAAGGCGCCCTTTCAGCCGATCGACTTCGGCCGGACGAGCCATCGCATCCTGATAGCAGTGATACCGGTCGTACCAATCGAGAACGTAGAGACAGCCGTCAGGGCCGATCTTTTGATCGACCGGCATATGCCAGACGTCGTTGGCGGTGACGAAATCGGGGTGAGGCTTACCAAAGTAGGTCGATCCGTCGCGGGTCACTTCGTCCACGTTGACGCAATTGCCGTGGATGTTTCCCATGTAGAGCCGATCGCGATATTCGGCGGGATAGGCGTCGCTATCGAAGTATTCGATCCCGCAATAGGCGGCCATTTGGTGTTTATGTTGAACGATCGACTCGATCTTCCAGGTGAACGGCGGATAAGGGCCCCCTTGGCGATGGTAGTAGCCGGTCTCGGTCAGATGCCACAGATGATCGATCACGCAGGCGCTGACGAAGGCGCTGCCTTCCGGATCAAACGCGATTCCCCACGGGTTGCTCGTTCCTTCGCAGAAGAGCGAGAACTCGCGGGTACGGGGATCGATGCGGAACATCGCGCAGGTGAAATCGAACGTCTTGCCATTTTGCGTGACGTGCGATGGATTGAAGACGCCGTTCAGTCCGTAGAGCGCGCCGTCGGGACCCCAGGTCAGCGAGTTAGGAAGTTCGTGGGTGTCGCTTCGTCCAAAGCCGGTGACGACGACTTCCTGTTTGTCGGCCTTCAGGTCGCCGTCGGTGTCTTGGAGGAAGAGGAGGTCTGGCGAGTTAGCGACCCAGACGCCGCCGTATCCAACGGCGATGCCGGAGGGGATGTTCAAGCCTTCGGCGAAGATCGTCGTCTTGTCGACGCGGCCGTCATGGTCGGTGTCCTCGAGGACTTTGACTCGATCTCGGCCGGGACCGGGGGAATGACGGGGGTACTCGAGCGATTCGGTCACCCAGATCCGGCCTTGGTCGTCAAAGGTCATCGCGACTGGATTGATCAGGTCTGGCTCGGCCGCGACTACCTCGACCGTAAAGCCAGGAGGAACGGTCATCTTGGCGGCCGCTTCCTCTGGCGAGAGGGGAGGGCCGGGAATCGCCGATTGTTTGCGAGGAATAAACGGTTCGTCAGCCAACAGAAAGGAAGTGAGCGAACCGACTAAGATGGCGGCCAACAGCGGGCGGAATGGAAAGGGCATGACGATCGACCGCGGCGAGTGAGGGGGACAAGGCGTGACTTTGTTCGATTGTTTAGGGGGCTGGAGGGAGATGCAATCGTGAAAAAATCACAGCCTTCGGAGTTTTTTTACGCGAAAGGTTCCCCCATAAGCAAGCTTGTCACCGGCTTTGCCGCGGCTTAGACTCACATCGCCTGGATTTTTCGACGTAATCCGGACATTCCCGCCTGTTTCGCTCCATCCACCACTCTGCCTGCTCGGAGATCTTG
This window encodes:
- a CDS encoding alpha/beta hydrolase, whose translation is MDRRIFAAWSVFGCLMAMLILGCGAAPEEQTAEDGGDGVEATAPAEDHGVVAVEPAEVEVPREKIAAVEAAPEEMSAAPMMMRSTAEPAPTASPRMMRAPASMGARTPIEMAAEEAEAAMAAPNAAMAPMMAAESVPDDTPGYEVVEVLYGTDRELASGAGIVGHFYPAIGLAFGGLALFGLMWKYQMVRVGGVLAIVAVALGLFVARDAGLDYQKELRALASGSAMFSGGRGELQFGACHVSIPEVHEVGQLEAPSILKLELTERPEKHVVLLDVLSKEEEAFFADLREMVAQSPRREILIFVHGYNVSFEDAARRTAQMAYDLKFTGVPMFYSWPSQADLFGYATDRDNSLWTVSHLKEFLLKVAQQSDAQSINLIAHSMGNRAMGAALEEIAAEMKEETKLFNQVVLAAPDVDAQVFKEEIAPQIVRASNQVTLYASANDLALLASKNVNGYPRAGDVRPEIVIVPGVDTIDVSAIDTSLIGHAYYGDNDSIICDIFTLLHQPQPAAHRQWLRSVSGPGGMYWVFEPSGAGVANAGGAVSR
- a CDS encoding transglutaminase-like domain-containing protein, which encodes MLIQVGYEIAFQLPQPAPMLLMLYLHPTRELTTRQPDRLLLTPSVPVQEYYDSFGNRCGRIVAPAGQMSFRNQALVEDCGLPDLQAPYATQAEVQDLPSDVLIYLLPSRYCEVDSELKDLAWSLFGASPPGWPRVQAICNYVHNHIRFDYLQARANRTALEAYRERVGVCRDFMHLAITFCRNCNIPARYCTGYLGDIGVPPSPDPMDFSAWFEAYLGGQWYAFDARNNIPRIGRVLMGRGRDAADVALTTTFGVSELASFRVWADEVVGTPY
- a CDS encoding PVC-type heme-binding CxxCH protein, giving the protein MPFPFRPLLAAILVGSLTSFLLADEPFIPRKQSAIPGPPLSPEEAAAKMTVPPGFTVEVVAAEPDLINPVAMTFDDQGRIWVTESLEYPRHSPGPGRDRVKVLEDTDHDGRVDKTTIFAEGLNIPSGIAVGYGGVWVANSPDLLFLQDTDGDLKADKQEVVVTGFGRSDTHELPNSLTWGPDGALYGLNGVFNPSHVTQNGKTFDFTCAMFRIDPRTREFSLFCEGTSNPWGIAFDPEGSAFVSACVIDHLWHLTETGYYHRQGGPYPPFTWKIESIVQHKHQMAAYCGIEYFDSDAYPAEYRDRLYMGNIHGNCVNVDEVTRDGSTYFGKPHPDFVTANDVWHMPVDQKIGPDGCLYVLDWYDRYHCYQDAMARPAEVDRLKGRLYRIRYKETPRAESFDLANEDDEQLIERLRSGNRFYRDRAQRLLSERNEIAALEELDALALDKSEPRKARLHAVWAIAGTTCPSESFIHALLHDEDSTFRAWGIRIAGNFGKVSPRVAEKIIAAAKDDTPDVQLQAVIAAGKLKEIPTIPTLIAALGNAGDDKLIPHIVWQNLHPLLETDSGELFAQLEDPKLAANPNVAALLPRIIDRILAAPQVETDSIIKLVKLVAETPSLHSALNSSLATLAARVQSGEIDGDRLAAIRSQLEPVLQPILTAGDKHPSYFDAALLAVTWKNADAQTAVRAAYRNASTPDAKRAAALAALVAFGDDQIVPAVRDVLVARENTSKQLQSDSIAALGKLDNQQVAEMLVATYPQLASDLQPKALEVLTQRVAWSQKLLAAVAAERIAKDALNINQVRRLQESPDSDVVADAIKLWGQIRTERNPQRELVIADMRRLVRSRDGDPHAGAVAFQKLCGQCHKIYGQGQEVGPDITTNGRGSFEQLLSSVFDPSLVIGPDYQGRMVLTADGRTLTGLMVEDNDQRVVLKLQGGKLETIPRDDVDAIRVSKLSLMPEGVEKQLSEQELIDLFAYLSLTRPPGDPNTELIPGAEAIDVRRLHLPSSLVNQLASAELSSNATELGKGARGAATDLVYLPEKNAYLHNSQWHEVGVGGGADLGIVSEGKPVFYEATWKAPVAINLITLSGVYPNQPQPNTAWKIEVRSGGDWRLLDRGVGGWYDNGRYVWGAPGTAETSIDGFRVSLFSPDEKTPIRSVHFRGEEGVSWFVGSAPADAIIVKD